The Enterobacter asburiae sequence CAACGCCCGCGCTGGTCGGGCGCGAGAATCTGATGCAGGCGGGGGCGATCACCATGCTCACCGTGCGCCTCGGCTCGGTGATTTCACCAATGGTGGGCGGCCTGCTGCTGGCGACTGGCAACGTGGCGTGGAACTACGGGCTGGCGGCGGCGGGGACCTTTATCACCACGCTAACGCTGCTGCGCCTGCCGCTGCTGCCACCTCCGCCGCAGCCGCGCGAGCATCCTCTGAAATCGCTGATGGCCGCGATTCGTTTCCTGTTCAGCAACCCGCTGATTGGCGGCATTGCGCTGCTCGGCGGCCTGCTGACGATGGCGAGCGCCGTGCGCGTGCTCTACCCGGCGCTGGCGGGCGAGTGGCAGATGAGCGCCTCGGAGATTGGCGTGCTGTACGCCGCCATTCCGCTCGGCGCGGCGTGCGGGGCGCTGACCAGCGGCAACCTGGCGCAGAGCGCGCGTCCGGGGCTGATTATGCTGCTTGCCACGCTGGCCTCGTTTATCGCCATCGGCTTCTTTAGCCTGATGCCGGTGTGGGCGCTGGGCGTACTGTGCCTGGTGATTTTCGGCTGGCTGAGCGCCATCAGCTCATTGCTTCAGTACACCCTGATCCAGACCCAGACGCCGGAAGGCATGCTCGGGCGCATTAACGGCCTGTGGACGGCGCAGAACGTCACGGGCGATGCGATTGGCGCGGCGATCCTCGGTGGGCTGGGGGCGATGATGACCCCGGTGGCGTCGGCGAGCAGCAGCGGGTTTGTATTGGCAATTATTGGTGTGATTTTATTAATGACGTTGGCAGAATTGCGCCGGTTCAGGCAGGAGAGTGTGTTGAACGACGGTGCGGCCTGATGCCCTCACCCCGGCCCTCTCCCACAGGGAGAGGGAGGGAAAATACCTACTTAAACAACGCATTCAATCTGTCTAACACCAGCATCGCGCTGTAATAATCCAGGCGGAACGTCTCGGTTCCCAATGCCCAAACCCGTTTGTTTTTCACCGAAGGTAGATGCGCCAGCAGCGGGTTGGCGTAAATCGCATCCACGTCTTTCTGGTCGCCGGCAAACACAAACAGCCCTTCGCCGTTCAGCCCCGTCGCCAGGTTTTCCCCACCTAACTGGATAATGTCGTGGCGTTTGCCCTGACTTTTTGACGTGTGCAGCCCGGCGGGCAGAGCGGCCAGCGTAAAGCCCAGCTGGTGCAGCAGCTTGCCCTGCGCCGATTCCGCGGTCCACAGGTTGGCGCTGTGCGCGGCGGCGGTGTA is a genomic window containing:
- the entS gene encoding enterobactin transporter EntS, whose amino-acid sequence is MNQKSWLLNLSLLKTHPAYRAVFIARFISILSLGLLGVAVPVQIQTMTHSSWLVGLSVTLTGGAMFIGLMVGGVLADRYERKKLILLARGTCGVGFIGLCLNAMLPEPSLIAIYALGLWDGFFASLGVTALLAATPALVGRENLMQAGAITMLTVRLGSVISPMVGGLLLATGNVAWNYGLAAAGTFITTLTLLRLPLLPPPPQPREHPLKSLMAAIRFLFSNPLIGGIALLGGLLTMASAVRVLYPALAGEWQMSASEIGVLYAAIPLGAACGALTSGNLAQSARPGLIMLLATLASFIAIGFFSLMPVWALGVLCLVIFGWLSAISSLLQYTLIQTQTPEGMLGRINGLWTAQNVTGDAIGAAILGGLGAMMTPVASASSSGFVLAIIGVILLMTLAELRRFRQESVLNDGAA